In a single window of the Candidatus Deferrimicrobiaceae bacterium genome:
- the metK gene encoding methionine adenosyltransferase, whose translation MAGKRHLFTSESVTEGHPDKLADQISDAILDAFLEKDPLSRVAAETSVTTGLTVVIGEVSSKAQLNVARIARDTIASVGYTKAEYGLDAEHSAVLVSLDQQSPDIAQGVDQAFEQRSGGGHDGRLDAIGAGDQGMVFGYATDETPEYLPTSIALAHGLTRKLAQARKSGAIPFLRPDGKSQVTVEFEDGRPVRIDTIVVSTQHGPDVDLDQIRKAVIDGIVTPVIPENLLDDRTKYFINPTGRFVVGGPHGDAGLTGRKIIVDTYGGAARHGGGAFSGKDPTKVDRSGAYAARHAAKNIVAAGLAKRVEIQVAYAIGVARPVSVFVDSFGTGVLPEEELARLITRTFDLRPAAIIERLDLRRPIYRQTAAYGHFGRLDLDLPWERVDFARELEKIA comes from the coding sequence ATGGCAGGCAAGCGGCATCTGTTTACATCCGAATCGGTCACGGAGGGGCATCCCGACAAGCTGGCCGACCAGATCTCGGATGCGATCCTCGACGCGTTTTTGGAAAAGGATCCGCTGTCGCGCGTCGCGGCCGAAACCAGCGTGACCACCGGGCTGACGGTCGTGATCGGCGAAGTGTCCTCGAAGGCGCAGCTGAACGTGGCCCGGATCGCGCGGGACACCATCGCGTCGGTCGGGTATACGAAAGCCGAATACGGGCTCGATGCCGAGCACAGCGCAGTGCTCGTATCGCTCGACCAGCAGTCTCCGGACATCGCGCAGGGCGTCGATCAGGCATTCGAACAGCGTTCCGGCGGGGGCCATGACGGACGGCTGGACGCAATCGGCGCAGGAGACCAGGGAATGGTGTTCGGCTACGCGACCGACGAGACGCCGGAATATCTCCCGACGAGCATCGCGTTGGCGCACGGACTGACCCGGAAGCTGGCGCAAGCGCGCAAAAGCGGGGCGATCCCGTTTCTTCGGCCCGACGGAAAGAGCCAGGTAACCGTCGAATTCGAGGACGGCCGCCCGGTACGGATCGACACGATCGTGGTCTCCACCCAGCACGGTCCCGACGTCGACCTGGATCAAATCCGTAAAGCGGTCATCGACGGCATCGTCACGCCGGTCATTCCCGAAAACCTGCTCGACGACCGCACGAAATATTTCATCAACCCGACCGGTCGTTTCGTGGTCGGCGGCCCCCACGGCGATGCGGGCCTGACGGGCCGCAAGATCATCGTCGACACGTACGGGGGCGCCGCGCGTCACGGGGGCGGCGCCTTTTCGGGTAAAGACCCCACGAAGGTCGACCGCTCTGGCGCTTACGCGGCAAGGCACGCCGCGAAAAACATCGTGGCGGCAGGGCTGGCGAAGCGGGTCGAGATCCAGGTCGCCTATGCGATCGGCGTCGCGCGACCCGTTTCCGTCTTCGTCGACAGCTTCGGGACCGGCGTCCTCCCGGAAGAGGAGCTGGCGAGACTGATCACCCGCACCTTCGACCTGCGTCCCGCCGCGATCATCGAGCGACTCGACCTGCGCAGGCCCATCTACAGGCAGACGGCGGCGTACGGCCATTTCGGGCGGCTGGATCTCGACCTCCCCTGGGAACGGGTCGACTTCGCCCGGGAACTCGAAAAAATCGCATAG
- a CDS encoding HD-GYP domain-containing protein — MIAALTVIVTILHFRTTAGPHDLHWLHLFFQKLYYIPILLAAAWFGPRTTGATALAVTALFSLHIWINWAGDRMQQSDQIGEIASFWLLALLSSVLFERQRKAFEETKTAHQETLSALASSLDLREHDTGLHSRRVAEYTMLLAHRMGFRDERYLEELRKGAILHDIGKIGVPDRILLKESRLTDEEMDVIRHHPAQGAALIGEIPFLEGTRELVLSHHEKYDGTGYPRGLSGEAIPIGGRIFAVADVFDALTANRSYREPASWIEAADHIDKGSGTHFDPEVVNAFLAIPFRDLEEIAARTGVDLRQPFRDNDSAMPSSIPSATTSLREGRGDIRRS, encoded by the coding sequence TTGATCGCCGCGTTGACGGTGATCGTCACGATCCTGCATTTCCGGACGACGGCCGGTCCGCACGATCTTCACTGGCTCCATCTCTTCTTCCAGAAGCTCTACTACATCCCGATTCTCCTGGCGGCGGCCTGGTTCGGTCCCCGGACGACCGGTGCGACCGCCTTGGCGGTCACCGCTCTTTTTTCCCTGCACATCTGGATCAATTGGGCAGGCGATCGGATGCAGCAGTCGGACCAGATCGGGGAAATCGCCAGTTTCTGGCTCCTTGCTCTTCTTTCCTCCGTCTTGTTCGAGCGACAGCGGAAGGCGTTCGAAGAGACGAAGACGGCGCACCAGGAAACGCTTTCGGCGTTGGCATCTTCCCTCGACTTGCGGGAGCACGACACCGGACTCCATTCCCGCCGGGTCGCGGAATACACGATGCTCCTGGCGCACCGGATGGGATTCCGGGACGAGCGCTATCTTGAGGAACTCCGGAAGGGCGCGATCCTGCACGATATCGGAAAGATCGGAGTGCCGGACCGGATTCTCCTGAAGGAATCCCGCCTGACCGACGAGGAAATGGACGTGATCCGGCACCACCCTGCGCAGGGAGCCGCTTTGATCGGAGAGATCCCTTTTCTGGAGGGTACCCGGGAGCTGGTCCTTTCCCACCACGAAAAATATGACGGGACAGGATACCCAAGAGGCTTGTCCGGTGAGGCGATCCCGATCGGGGGGAGGATCTTCGCGGTAGCGGATGTGTTCGATGCTCTGACTGCGAACAGATCGTACCGGGAACCCGCTTCATGGATAGAAGCGGCGGACCACATTGACAAGGGGTCGGGAACCCATTTCGACCCCGAGGTGGTCAATGCCTTTCTCGCGATACCTTTCAGGGATTTGGAGGAAATCGCGGCGCGGACCGGCGTCGATTTGCGCCAACCATTCCGCGACAACGATTCCGCCATGCCATCGAGTATCCCGAGCGCCACAACGTCCCTACGGGAAGGGCGCGGAGACATCAGAAGATCTTGA
- a CDS encoding DMT family transporter, with amino-acid sequence MAAMGMPESRSRCDRHPADRVLRGSGGLIHRAPSLRCGVLRFQWVRCRLTIPVSPPTNVSGPAELKKVLLCVEDNGSFGTQNRDRAKITTDHPALLISIFATEVDLLYLKLILTTFFWGGTFVAARYAVGEAPPFFVAACRYVIATVALFGLLALRVRASGVRFPFPTGAKQWGTLFVLGAVGIFIYNTAFFVGLRLTTASNGSLIVAINPVMTAMLSAIWLKEAVRSRQIAGFALSLVGVLTIVSGGSWETLRHFSFNPGDLILVAAPVTWAVFSVMGKRVLDWCSPLEATSWASLFGALLLIPCAFLERSTGGSTGGLSTWGWIAVLQLALLGTVVGFVWWYEAIQKIGTARSALFVNLVPVFGVLLASLFLGEKLLASQLAGGLLVVGGVTLGIYRKT; translated from the coding sequence ATGGCCGCCATGGGAATGCCGGAGTCCCGTTCCAGGTGCGACCGTCATCCCGCAGACAGGGTCCTTCGAGGATCCGGGGGTCTCATTCATCGGGCGCCTTCCCTTCGATGCGGTGTCCTTCGTTTCCAGTGGGTTCGATGCCGCCTGACAATTCCGGTTTCTCCCCCGACGAACGTCAGCGGGCCGGCAGAACTAAAGAAAGTTCTCTTGTGTGTCGAAGACAATGGTTCATTCGGTACCCAAAATCGCGATCGTGCGAAGATAACGACTGATCACCCGGCATTATTAATCTCGATATTCGCAACGGAGGTTGACCTGCTTTATCTCAAGTTGATCCTGACCACTTTTTTCTGGGGTGGAACCTTTGTCGCCGCACGTTACGCAGTGGGCGAAGCGCCCCCGTTTTTCGTGGCTGCCTGTCGGTACGTCATCGCAACCGTTGCGCTGTTCGGGTTGCTCGCGTTGAGAGTGCGAGCCTCGGGAGTTCGGTTTCCGTTTCCGACCGGCGCGAAGCAGTGGGGGACGCTTTTTGTCCTTGGCGCCGTCGGCATCTTCATCTACAACACTGCCTTCTTTGTCGGACTTCGACTGACCACCGCATCGAACGGCTCCCTCATCGTCGCGATCAATCCGGTCATGACCGCCATGCTTTCGGCGATCTGGCTTAAAGAAGCCGTTCGATCGAGGCAGATCGCCGGCTTCGCGCTCTCGCTCGTCGGCGTCCTGACGATCGTATCGGGGGGATCGTGGGAAACCCTCCGTCATTTCTCCTTCAACCCGGGCGACCTGATTCTGGTGGCGGCGCCGGTGACGTGGGCCGTCTTCTCGGTGATGGGGAAACGGGTACTAGATTGGTGCAGCCCGCTGGAGGCGACCTCCTGGGCATCGCTATTCGGCGCGTTGTTGCTGATACCGTGTGCCTTCCTCGAACGAAGTACCGGCGGGTCAACAGGCGGGCTCTCGACCTGGGGATGGATCGCGGTCCTGCAACTCGCTTTGCTCGGGACAGTCGTCGGTTTCGTCTGGTGGTATGAGGCGATCCAAAAGATCGGGACAGCCAGGTCTGCGCTGTTCGTGAACCTGGTTCCGGTCTTTGGGGTATTGCTCGCCTCGCTTTTTCTCGGCGAGAAGCTGCTCGCATCGCAACTCGCAGGCGGATTGCTGGTGGTGGGCGGGGTCACCCTCGGAATCTACCGGAAGACGTAA
- a CDS encoding radical SAM protein, whose protein sequence is MSEAKPAYGLKDLLWKELELKLDLGMNGVAVTKEALAKIQPGTVAQEQVHCLFEYDFDTHDFTLPSGFNLPLGLSVPFRWNRDAAHTVTVDGERVILVKKGNEIAEIDFHPRPAFYGKKTSDGKEMDTIAILNQKRALFIVYSNECSYKEKGEDCLFCNINFTKDTYGEKEGIFWKTARQIGETAAEAFREGIIDHLTVTGGVIPERRELEYYLDVAEEIRIHTGRDDFNGTATVAAPLDLRNLDRLKEAGYRTTAMNLELWDKGFYDTICPGKARGGGGWDHWLKALEYAVGVFGRGRVRSNFVAGIEPKFKTLEGLEYLAEKGVVGINSVWIPCPGSGLEGHRSPVPAWYMDLAFKLVPIWKKAGFTFEQVCDANASSDYLQHDIWRIEDELLPIFGEAKAAS, encoded by the coding sequence ATGTCTGAAGCAAAGCCCGCATACGGACTCAAGGACCTGTTGTGGAAGGAATTGGAGCTCAAGCTTGACCTCGGCATGAACGGCGTGGCCGTTACCAAGGAAGCGCTGGCGAAGATCCAGCCGGGAACCGTCGCCCAGGAGCAGGTGCACTGCCTGTTCGAATACGATTTCGACACGCACGATTTCACGCTTCCGTCCGGATTCAACCTGCCGCTGGGGTTGAGCGTTCCCTTCCGCTGGAACCGGGATGCCGCCCATACAGTCACCGTCGACGGCGAACGGGTCATCCTCGTGAAGAAGGGGAACGAGATCGCCGAGATCGACTTCCATCCCCGCCCCGCCTTCTACGGGAAGAAGACCTCGGACGGCAAGGAGATGGACACCATCGCCATCCTCAACCAGAAGCGTGCGCTCTTCATCGTCTACAGCAACGAGTGCTCGTACAAGGAGAAGGGGGAAGACTGCCTCTTCTGCAACATCAACTTCACGAAGGATACCTACGGCGAGAAGGAAGGCATCTTCTGGAAGACGGCCCGCCAGATCGGGGAAACCGCGGCCGAGGCGTTCCGGGAAGGCATCATCGACCACTTGACGGTCACCGGCGGCGTCATTCCCGAGCGGCGCGAACTGGAATACTACCTGGACGTGGCGGAAGAGATCCGCATCCACACCGGGCGCGACGATTTCAACGGCACAGCGACCGTTGCCGCCCCGCTCGACCTGCGCAACCTGGACCGGCTGAAAGAGGCGGGATACCGCACCACGGCGATGAACCTGGAGCTGTGGGACAAGGGATTCTACGACACGATCTGCCCGGGCAAGGCGCGCGGCGGCGGGGGGTGGGACCACTGGCTCAAGGCGCTCGAATACGCCGTCGGCGTGTTCGGTCGCGGCCGGGTCCGGTCCAACTTCGTCGCGGGGATCGAGCCCAAGTTCAAGACGCTCGAGGGGCTCGAATACCTGGCAGAAAAAGGCGTTGTCGGCATCAATTCCGTGTGGATTCCATGCCCCGGTTCCGGGCTCGAAGGCCATCGTTCGCCCGTACCGGCCTGGTATATGGACCTCGCGTTCAAGCTGGTGCCGATCTGGAAGAAGGCCGGCTTTACGTTCGAGCAGGTCTGCGATGCGAACGCCTCGTCGGACTACCTGCAGCACGACATCTGGCGGATCGAGGACGAGCTGCTCCCGATATTCGGGGAGGCGAAGGCGGCGTCGTGA
- a CDS encoding nitrogenase iron protein NifH, with translation MSDKVGKHIAIYGKGGIGKSTTTSNISAALAEAGLRVIQIGCDPKSDSTNILRGGEELPTVLDTLREHGKVRLEDISATGYKGVLCIEAGGPVPGVGCAGRGINAAVDLLQELNLFETFKPDAVLYDVLGDVVCGGFAVPIRDGIADRAFVVTSSDFMALFAANNLFKAINKYAPSGGARLGGVIANSVLAPYATSLIDDFAERTGTRVVGYIPRSIEVSQSELYGQTVIEASPGSEQAQVYRKLAGFILENEASCIPNPLNGPDLKNWAREWGDRIFKSEAGIVEASGGI, from the coding sequence GTGAGCGATAAAGTCGGCAAGCACATCGCCATCTACGGCAAGGGGGGGATCGGGAAGTCGACGACCACCTCCAACATCAGCGCGGCGCTGGCCGAGGCCGGGCTTCGGGTCATCCAGATCGGCTGCGACCCCAAGAGTGATTCGACCAACATCCTCCGGGGCGGGGAAGAGCTGCCGACGGTGCTCGACACTTTGCGGGAACATGGCAAGGTGCGGCTCGAGGATATTTCCGCGACCGGGTACAAGGGCGTCCTTTGCATCGAGGCAGGGGGGCCTGTGCCGGGCGTCGGCTGCGCCGGACGCGGGATCAACGCCGCGGTCGACCTGCTCCAGGAGCTCAACCTGTTCGAGACGTTCAAGCCCGACGCCGTGCTCTACGACGTCCTGGGCGACGTCGTCTGCGGCGGCTTCGCCGTGCCGATAAGGGACGGGATCGCCGACCGGGCGTTCGTCGTGACCTCCTCGGATTTCATGGCGCTCTTCGCGGCGAACAACCTGTTCAAGGCGATCAACAAGTATGCCCCTTCGGGCGGAGCAAGGCTCGGGGGGGTTATCGCCAACAGCGTCCTGGCCCCTTACGCGACGTCGCTGATCGACGATTTTGCGGAGCGGACCGGCACGCGGGTCGTCGGCTACATCCCGCGCTCCATCGAGGTCTCCCAGAGCGAACTTTACGGACAGACCGTGATCGAGGCGTCGCCCGGCTCCGAGCAGGCGCAGGTGTACCGGAAACTGGCGGGCTTCATCCTCGAAAACGAGGCGAGCTGCATCCCGAATCCGCTGAACGGCCCGGACCTGAAGAACTGGGCACGGGAATGGGGCGACCGCATCTTCAAGAGCGAGGCGGGGATCGTCGAAGCAAGCGGCGGGATCTAG
- a CDS encoding SDR family NAD(P)-dependent oxidoreductase yields the protein MSFKDKVAIVTGASNGIGRAIALEFASKGAGVVVNGRNAEKVQAVVEAIRRNGGTALGVSADVSKKDQVERLVQSTLGNFGRIDVLVNNAGGDSKTRTVEGLPEAEWDQVVDNNLKSVFLVSQAVIPTLKRQKSGRIINISSQAGRALTILAGPHYAAAKAGVIGFGKQLAKELSPHGINVNTVAPGIINSSERLEAVWESFPAESRKRFLEDIPLGRLGDNREIVATVLFLASEGAGYITGATIDVNGGRWML from the coding sequence ATGTCATTCAAGGACAAGGTCGCCATCGTGACGGGGGCATCCAACGGGATCGGGCGGGCGATCGCGCTCGAATTCGCAAGCAAGGGCGCCGGCGTCGTCGTGAACGGGCGCAATGCGGAAAAGGTCCAGGCGGTCGTCGAAGCGATTCGCAGAAACGGCGGCACCGCGCTCGGCGTGTCGGCGGATGTCTCCAAAAAGGATCAGGTCGAGCGGCTCGTCCAGTCGACGCTGGGGAATTTCGGACGGATCGACGTGCTGGTCAACAACGCCGGCGGCGATAGCAAAACCCGGACGGTCGAAGGGCTGCCCGAGGCGGAATGGGACCAGGTGGTCGACAACAACCTGAAAAGCGTCTTCCTCGTCTCGCAGGCGGTCATCCCGACGCTCAAGCGGCAAAAAAGCGGGCGGATCATCAACATCTCATCGCAGGCGGGCCGGGCCCTGACAATCCTGGCCGGTCCCCATTATGCGGCCGCCAAGGCCGGCGTGATCGGCTTCGGCAAGCAGCTCGCGAAGGAACTCTCGCCGCATGGGATCAACGTGAATACGGTCGCTCCCGGCATCATCAACAGCAGCGAGCGTCTCGAGGCCGTATGGGAATCGTTCCCGGCGGAGTCGCGAAAGCGGTTCCTGGAGGACATCCCGCTGGGACGTCTGGGGGACAACCGGGAAATCGTTGCCACCGTCCTGTTCCTCGCCTCGGAAGGGGCGGGCTACATCACCGGCGCAACCATTGACGTCAACGGCGGTCGCTGGATGCTGTGA
- a CDS encoding heavy metal translocating P-type ATPase — MNETPGSSKDPVCGMTVAPGTGLRHSHGGHEYSFCSDHCLNAFKSDPERYIDPGKPDLSASGNPAERTDDHATGDGYTCPMHPEVVSDAPGNCPKCGMALEPRTITAEEPESGELTDMRRRFRLGLLLTVPLFLVAMGDHIPGRPLDHLIPGWSRIWIELLLATPVVLWGGWPFFVRAWQSILNRSPNMFTLIGLGVGVAYVYSVIAVLFPSIFPPSFRDPATGVAVYFEPAAVIVVLVLLGQVLELKARSRTGAAIKALLGLAPKTARRIGDDGTEEDVPLGEVHPGDRLRVRPGEKVPVDGIVLEGKSAVDESMVSGEPIPVSKESGGRVIGATVNGTGSFVMRAERVGADTVLARIVRMVGEAQRSRAPIQKLADVVAGYFVPAVVAVAAVTFVAWGIWGPEPRMARALINAVAVLIIACPCALGLATPMSIMVAMGKGALAGVLFRNAEAIEVMRKVDTLVVDKTGTLTEGKPRLATVSAADGWDAPGLLKFAAGLEKGSEHPLAAAIVAGARERGVDVPEAGSFESVTGQGVTGTVEGRAVVLGNRTLLESLGIAPEKLAREAESLRADGQTVMYVAVDGKPAGLLGVSDPIKESTPDAIRSLHDEGIRIVMLTGDSRTTAEAVAKKLGIDEVLAEVLPDQKADAVKRFQAEGRIVAMAGDGINDAPALAQAHVGIAMGTGTDVAMESAGVTLVKGDLRGIVRARRLSRATMGNIKQNLFFAFVYNALGVPVAAGVLYPSFGILLSPIIAAAAMSLSSVSVVGNALRLRRVRL, encoded by the coding sequence ATGAATGAGACCCCCGGATCCTCGAAGGACCCTGTCTGCGGGATGACGGTCGCACCTGGAACGGGACTCCGGCATTCCCATGGCGGCCATGAATATTCATTCTGCAGCGACCATTGCCTGAACGCATTCAAATCGGACCCCGAGCGGTACATCGATCCGGGGAAGCCGGATTTATCCGCTTCCGGAAATCCGGCAGAGCGGACCGATGACCATGCGACCGGGGACGGGTACACCTGCCCGATGCATCCAGAGGTCGTCAGCGATGCCCCCGGGAATTGCCCCAAGTGCGGCATGGCGCTGGAGCCCCGCACGATCACCGCGGAGGAACCGGAAAGCGGTGAGCTGACCGACATGCGCCGGCGCTTCCGGCTCGGCCTGCTCTTGACGGTGCCGCTCTTCCTCGTTGCCATGGGAGATCACATCCCGGGGCGCCCCCTGGACCATCTCATCCCGGGTTGGTCCCGGATCTGGATCGAACTGCTCCTGGCGACGCCGGTCGTCCTCTGGGGCGGTTGGCCGTTCTTCGTCCGCGCGTGGCAGTCGATCCTGAACCGGAGTCCCAACATGTTCACGCTGATCGGGTTGGGTGTCGGCGTCGCGTACGTCTACAGCGTCATTGCCGTGCTGTTCCCCTCGATATTCCCTCCCTCCTTTCGCGATCCCGCCACAGGGGTGGCCGTCTATTTCGAGCCGGCGGCCGTCATCGTGGTGCTTGTCCTTCTTGGGCAGGTGCTGGAGCTGAAAGCGCGCAGCCGGACCGGAGCCGCGATCAAGGCGCTTCTCGGGCTTGCCCCCAAGACCGCGCGGCGCATTGGGGATGACGGCACAGAGGAGGACGTCCCGCTCGGTGAGGTTCATCCCGGGGATCGCCTTCGGGTTCGGCCCGGGGAGAAGGTCCCGGTAGACGGGATCGTCCTCGAAGGGAAAAGCGCGGTCGATGAATCGATGGTTTCGGGAGAGCCGATCCCCGTGTCCAAGGAGTCGGGCGGCCGGGTGATCGGCGCCACGGTCAACGGCACCGGATCGTTCGTGATGCGCGCGGAGCGTGTCGGGGCAGACACGGTGCTGGCCCGGATCGTCCGGATGGTCGGCGAAGCCCAGCGGAGCCGTGCCCCGATCCAGAAACTGGCGGACGTCGTCGCGGGCTATTTCGTCCCCGCGGTGGTCGCCGTGGCCGCGGTCACCTTCGTCGCCTGGGGAATATGGGGTCCAGAACCGCGTATGGCGCGAGCACTCATCAACGCGGTGGCGGTCCTGATCATCGCCTGTCCCTGTGCCCTCGGCCTGGCGACGCCGATGTCGATCATGGTGGCCATGGGGAAAGGGGCGTTGGCCGGAGTCCTGTTCCGGAACGCCGAGGCGATCGAGGTGATGCGCAAGGTGGACACGCTCGTCGTCGACAAGACCGGTACGCTGACCGAGGGAAAACCACGATTGGCGACGGTGTCCGCCGCCGACGGGTGGGACGCCCCGGGACTTCTGAAATTTGCGGCCGGGCTGGAAAAGGGGAGCGAGCACCCGCTCGCGGCCGCCATCGTGGCGGGCGCCCGGGAGCGCGGAGTCGACGTCCCGGAAGCGGGGTCGTTCGAATCGGTGACGGGGCAGGGGGTCACGGGGACCGTGGAAGGGCGCGCTGTCGTCCTCGGCAATCGCACGCTGCTCGAATCGCTGGGAATCGCCCCGGAGAAGCTTGCCCGTGAAGCCGAGTCGCTTCGCGCGGACGGGCAGACCGTGATGTACGTCGCCGTGGACGGCAAGCCCGCGGGCCTTTTGGGCGTTTCCGACCCGATCAAGGAGAGTACGCCGGATGCGATCCGTTCCCTGCACGACGAAGGGATCCGGATCGTGATGCTCACGGGCGACAGTCGCACGACCGCCGAGGCGGTGGCCAAAAAGCTGGGGATCGACGAGGTGCTGGCCGAGGTGCTCCCCGACCAGAAGGCCGATGCGGTGAAACGTTTTCAGGCGGAGGGGCGGATCGTGGCCATGGCGGGCGACGGGATCAACGACGCACCGGCGCTGGCCCAGGCCCATGTGGGAATCGCGATGGGTACCGGGACCGATGTGGCGATGGAGAGCGCGGGCGTCACCCTGGTCAAGGGGGATCTGCGGGGTATCGTCCGGGCGCGCCGCCTGAGCCGTGCGACGATGGGCAACATCAAGCAGAACCTCTTCTTTGCCTTCGTCTACAACGCGCTGGGGGTTCCCGTCGCGGCGGGCGTCCTCTATCCGTCCTTCGGGATCCTGCTGAGCCCGATCATCGCCGCGGCGGCGATGAGCCTGAGCTCGGTTTCCGTCGTCGGCAATGCGTTGCGGCTGCGAAGGGTCCGGCTTTGA
- a CDS encoding chromate transporter, whose translation MEGNDKTPAPVPLKDFLLYFLRLGATGFGGPIALVGYMQRDLVEERGWISKEDYAEGLALAQLSPGPLAAQLAIYLGWVRGGILGSTLVGVAFVLPSFLMVVVLAALYLRFGGLPWLQWAFYGIAASVIAIVSRSAVKLGKMTLGKDPLLWLFAAVTAVVTVWTQSEVAWAFLACGVASVLVKAPPKFGKAGFAAVMVSGWPAVLTTGLHGVALPGTLTRIAWFFTKSGAFVFGSGLAIVPFLYAGVVKEFHWLNDRQFLDAVAVAMITPGPVVITVGFIGFLVAGLSGAVVAALGTFLPCYLLTVIPAPFFHRSRQSPRIKALVDGVTAAATGAIAGAAITLGRRAIVDVPTTLIALLTLTALLKAKRIPEPVLILAAGVAGLLMSYTGR comes from the coding sequence ATGGAAGGGAACGACAAGACCCCTGCGCCGGTCCCCTTGAAGGATTTTCTCCTCTACTTCCTCCGGCTCGGCGCGACAGGCTTCGGCGGGCCGATCGCGCTGGTTGGCTACATGCAGCGCGACCTCGTCGAGGAACGCGGCTGGATCAGCAAGGAAGACTACGCCGAGGGGCTCGCCCTCGCGCAGCTCTCGCCCGGACCGCTCGCCGCCCAACTTGCCATCTATCTCGGATGGGTCCGCGGCGGTATCTTGGGTAGCACCCTCGTCGGCGTGGCCTTCGTTCTCCCTTCCTTCCTCATGGTGGTCGTCCTCGCCGCGCTGTACCTGCGCTTCGGGGGGTTGCCGTGGCTCCAGTGGGCGTTCTACGGAATCGCCGCGTCGGTCATCGCCATCGTCTCCCGCAGCGCCGTCAAGCTGGGAAAGATGACGCTGGGGAAAGACCCGCTGCTCTGGCTGTTCGCCGCCGTCACGGCTGTCGTGACCGTCTGGACGCAGTCGGAGGTCGCGTGGGCGTTCCTGGCTTGCGGCGTGGCCTCGGTCCTCGTGAAGGCACCTCCAAAATTCGGGAAGGCCGGGTTCGCAGCGGTCATGGTTTCCGGATGGCCCGCGGTGCTGACGACCGGCCTGCACGGCGTTGCCTTGCCCGGGACGCTTACGCGGATCGCGTGGTTCTTCACGAAGTCCGGCGCCTTCGTGTTCGGCAGCGGGTTGGCCATCGTCCCGTTCCTGTACGCCGGCGTGGTCAAGGAGTTCCACTGGCTGAACGACCGGCAATTCCTGGATGCGGTCGCCGTCGCCATGATTACCCCCGGCCCCGTCGTCATCACGGTCGGGTTCATCGGATTCCTCGTGGCCGGCCTGTCGGGTGCCGTCGTGGCCGCCTTGGGCACGTTTCTGCCGTGCTACCTACTGACGGTCATTCCGGCGCCGTTTTTCCACCGGTCCCGGCAGAGTCCGCGGATCAAGGCGCTGGTCGATGGCGTCACCGCAGCAGCAACCGGCGCGATTGCAGGCGCGGCGATCACGCTCGGAAGGCGGGCGATCGTCGACGTCCCCACCACGCTGATTGCGCTGTTGACGCTTACCGCCCTTCTAAAGGCGAAGCGGATTCCGGAGCCGGTTCTCATCTTGGCTGCGGGAGTGGCGGGATTGCTGATGTCGTACACGGGACGGTGA